Proteins from a single region of Streptomyces sp. TN58:
- a CDS encoding CynX/NimT family MFS transporter — translation MSDEETTTLARPAADRATVATPHTTAQPTWLGPVLIVGIVLAALNLRPAITSLGALFEETRTGLGMSGTVAGLITSVPALCFAVFGVTAPRLSRRFGPVAVVCAGMAAVAAGLLIRPFADGAAGFLAASALSLAGIALTNVLLPVIVKRYFPDRVGTMTGLYSMALAAGTSLAAAATVPLTGALGGSWRTGLLMWASLAIAAVLLWLPIARAARAADRAADTAAGPGVRAAVRADAGPRITRSRTAWALACYFGLQATGAYITMGWLPQIFRDAGVSASTAGVLLAVTMVMGVPLAFVIPGLAGRMRNQGAIAVTLGVFGLTGYLGLYFAPAAGAWAWALLLGVSNCAFPLVITMIGLRAKSPAGVVKLSAFAQSTGYLISIPGPLVIGTLYQHSGGWDLPLALMAGLLVPQIALGVLAGRDRTIEDECGVRN, via the coding sequence ATGTCCGACGAAGAAACCACGACGCTCGCCCGGCCCGCCGCAGACCGTGCCACGGTCGCCACCCCGCACACCACGGCGCAGCCGACCTGGCTCGGCCCGGTCCTCATCGTCGGAATCGTGCTGGCCGCACTCAACCTGCGCCCCGCCATCACCAGCCTCGGCGCCCTCTTCGAGGAGACCCGCACCGGCCTGGGCATGAGCGGCACCGTCGCCGGACTGATCACCTCCGTCCCGGCCCTGTGCTTCGCCGTCTTCGGCGTCACCGCACCGCGGCTCTCCCGCCGCTTCGGCCCGGTCGCCGTCGTCTGCGCCGGCATGGCCGCCGTCGCCGCCGGACTGCTGATCCGCCCCTTCGCCGACGGCGCAGCCGGCTTCCTCGCGGCCAGCGCCCTGTCCCTGGCCGGCATCGCCCTCACCAACGTCCTGCTCCCGGTGATCGTCAAGCGCTACTTCCCGGACCGGGTCGGCACCATGACCGGCCTCTACTCCATGGCCCTGGCCGCCGGCACCTCGCTCGCCGCGGCCGCGACGGTACCGCTGACCGGCGCCCTCGGGGGCAGCTGGCGCACCGGCCTGCTGATGTGGGCCTCCCTCGCCATCGCCGCCGTGCTGCTGTGGCTGCCCATCGCCCGCGCCGCCCGGGCGGCGGACCGGGCCGCGGACACCGCCGCCGGCCCGGGCGTGAGGGCCGCCGTACGGGCCGACGCCGGCCCGCGGATCACCCGTAGCCGGACGGCCTGGGCCCTGGCCTGCTACTTCGGCCTCCAGGCCACGGGCGCGTACATCACCATGGGCTGGCTCCCGCAGATCTTCCGCGACGCCGGCGTCTCCGCGTCCACCGCCGGCGTGCTCCTCGCCGTCACCATGGTCATGGGCGTCCCGCTCGCCTTCGTCATACCGGGCCTGGCCGGCCGGATGCGGAACCAGGGAGCCATCGCCGTCACCCTCGGCGTCTTCGGCCTCACCGGCTACCTCGGCCTCTACTTCGCCCCCGCCGCCGGAGCCTGGGCCTGGGCGCTCCTGCTCGGCGTCTCCAACTGCGCGTTCCCGCTCGTCATCACCATGATCGGGCTGCGTGCCAAGTCCCCGGCCGGCGTGGTCAAGCTGTCCGCCTTCGCCCAGAGCACCGGCTACCTCATCTCCATCCCCGGCCCGCTCGTCATCGGCACCCTCTACCAGCACAGCGGCGGCTGGGACCTGCCGCTCGCACTGATGGCGGGCCTGCTCGTGCCGCAGATCGCCCTCGGCGTCCTGGCAGGGCGGGACCGCACGATCGAGGACGAATGCGGCGTGCGAAACTGA
- a CDS encoding FHA domain-containing protein produces the protein MPELVLELNGRTWTLDPSRSYSLGRDPQGDVVIDDARVSWRHATIAWNGQGWGLEDHGSTNGTYVQGARVQQTALVPGTPVHLGNATDGPRLNLSAAAAPQPAQPAAAQQQAQQTPAQAYAQPQAAAYQAPQQHQQPQQAWNQQPHQQHQPQAHVPQQQGGGAVPRQPQAAAPGYGGDRSPTTFHQLSLGHVMRIGRALENELVVSDLQVSRHHAEFRSMPGGRFEIRDLGSHNGTYVNGQPLAKSGTQLLGPNDIVGVGHSTFRIVGDRLEEFVDTGEVSFSARHLTVTVDGGKQILKDVTFGVPEKSLIGVIGPSGSGKSTLLKALTGYRPADQGDVLYDNRNLYKQFAELRQRIGLVPQDDILHKELKVSTALKYAAKLRFPGDTAESERAARIDEVLRELKLDIHKDKKITALSGGQRKRVSVALELLTKPSLIFLDEPTSGLDPGMDRDVMQLLRGLADDGRTVLVVTHSVAELSLCDKLLVMAPGGSVAYFGPPDEALNFFGYSTWADVFSAFENYRDYDWAGRWKGSQHYQLYAAELDAVAPQPVVMPPAQQMRPTKPQGWGSQLWTLIRRYVSVIASDKGFMGLMLILPAVLGVVSTVIPATFGLAPPTPPSRFNGDAGTIMLILAVGMCFSGAANSVRELIKERVIYERERATGLSRTAYLMSKVIVLGVITAIQGVIICAIGFTPRELPADGLLMPPAVELCVSVIALGFTSMMFGLVISSLVKTAEKTMPLLVMFAIVQVVFTGILFQVYDSPGLEQFAWLMPSRWAVAAAGTTLDLGKLMPPWDAQNPTNTDPLWDATVGQWSLNIIILLAIGVACGFLVQRLLRRHEPEVMRAGK, from the coding sequence GTGCCGGAACTCGTACTGGAATTGAATGGAAGGACCTGGACGCTCGATCCGTCCAGGTCGTACTCGCTGGGGCGCGACCCCCAGGGAGACGTGGTGATCGACGATGCGCGGGTGTCGTGGCGGCACGCCACCATCGCCTGGAACGGCCAGGGTTGGGGGCTTGAGGACCACGGCAGCACCAACGGCACCTACGTGCAGGGAGCGCGGGTCCAGCAGACCGCGCTGGTTCCCGGCACGCCCGTCCACCTGGGCAACGCCACCGACGGGCCGCGGCTGAACCTGAGCGCCGCCGCCGCGCCACAGCCGGCGCAGCCCGCCGCGGCGCAGCAGCAGGCACAGCAGACCCCGGCCCAGGCGTACGCCCAGCCCCAGGCCGCGGCCTACCAGGCGCCCCAACAGCACCAGCAGCCCCAGCAGGCCTGGAACCAGCAGCCGCACCAGCAGCACCAGCCGCAGGCCCACGTCCCGCAGCAGCAGGGCGGCGGCGCCGTGCCCCGCCAGCCGCAGGCCGCGGCGCCGGGCTACGGCGGCGACCGCAGCCCGACGACGTTCCACCAGCTCTCGCTGGGCCACGTCATGCGAATCGGCCGTGCGCTGGAGAACGAACTGGTGGTCTCCGACCTCCAGGTCTCCCGCCACCACGCCGAGTTCCGCTCGATGCCCGGCGGCCGCTTCGAGATCCGCGACCTCGGCAGCCACAACGGCACCTACGTCAACGGCCAGCCGCTGGCGAAGTCCGGCACCCAGCTCCTCGGCCCGAACGACATCGTCGGCGTCGGCCACTCGACGTTCCGCATCGTCGGGGACCGCCTTGAGGAGTTCGTCGACACCGGCGAGGTCTCCTTCTCGGCCCGCCACCTCACCGTCACGGTCGACGGCGGCAAGCAGATCCTCAAGGACGTCACCTTCGGCGTCCCGGAGAAGTCGCTGATCGGCGTCATCGGCCCGTCCGGCTCCGGCAAGTCGACGCTGCTCAAGGCGCTGACCGGCTACCGGCCCGCCGACCAGGGCGACGTCCTGTACGACAACCGCAACCTGTACAAGCAGTTCGCGGAGCTCCGCCAGCGCATCGGCCTGGTCCCGCAGGACGACATCCTGCACAAGGAGCTGAAGGTCAGCACCGCGCTCAAGTACGCGGCCAAGCTCCGCTTCCCCGGCGACACCGCCGAGTCCGAGCGCGCCGCCCGCATCGACGAGGTGCTGCGCGAGCTCAAGCTCGACATCCACAAGGACAAGAAGATCACCGCGCTCTCCGGCGGTCAGCGCAAGCGCGTGTCCGTGGCCCTGGAGCTGCTCACCAAGCCCTCGCTGATCTTCCTGGACGAGCCGACCTCCGGCCTCGACCCGGGCATGGACCGCGACGTCATGCAGCTGCTGCGCGGCCTCGCCGACGACGGCCGCACGGTCCTCGTCGTCACCCACTCCGTCGCCGAGCTGTCGCTCTGTGACAAGCTGCTGGTCATGGCCCCGGGCGGGTCGGTCGCCTACTTCGGTCCGCCGGACGAGGCGCTGAACTTCTTCGGCTACAGCACGTGGGCGGACGTCTTCTCGGCCTTCGAGAACTACCGCGACTACGACTGGGCGGGCCGCTGGAAGGGCTCCCAGCACTACCAGCTCTACGCCGCCGAGCTCGACGCGGTCGCCCCGCAGCCGGTGGTCATGCCGCCGGCGCAGCAGATGCGCCCGACCAAGCCGCAGGGCTGGGGCTCGCAGCTGTGGACGCTGATCCGCCGCTACGTCTCGGTGATCGCGTCGGACAAGGGCTTCATGGGCCTGATGCTGATCCTGCCGGCGGTCCTGGGCGTGGTCTCCACGGTCATCCCGGCGACCTTCGGCCTCGCGCCGCCGACCCCGCCGTCGCGCTTCAACGGCGACGCGGGCACGATCATGCTGATCCTCGCGGTCGGCATGTGCTTCTCCGGCGCCGCCAACTCGGTCCGAGAGCTGATCAAGGAACGCGTCATCTACGAGCGTGAGCGCGCGACCGGCCTGTCCCGGACCGCGTACCTCATGTCGAAGGTGATCGTCCTCGGTGTCATCACGGCCATCCAGGGCGTGATCATCTGCGCGATCGGCTTCACCCCGCGCGAGCTGCCCGCCGACGGCCTGCTGATGCCGCCGGCCGTCGAGCTGTGCGTGTCGGTCATCGCGCTCGGCTTCACCTCGATGATGTTCGGCCTGGTGATCTCCTCGCTGGTGAAGACCGCCGAGAAGACCATGCCGCTGCTCGTCATGTTCGCGATCGTCCAGGTCGTCTTCACCGGCATCCTCTTCCAGGTCTACGACTCCCCGGGCCTGGAGCAGTTCGCCTGGCTGATGCCGTCCCGCTGGGCCGTCGCCGCCGCCGGCACCACCCTGGACCTCGGCAAGCTCATGCCGCCGTGGGACGCCCAGAACCCGACCAACACCGACCCGCTCTGGGACGCCACGGTCGGCCAGTGGAGCCTGAACATCATCATCCTGCTGGCCATCGGCGTCGCGTGCGGCTTCCTCGTACAGCGCCTGCTGCGCCGCCACGAGCCCGAGGTCATGCGCGCGGGCAAGTAA
- a CDS encoding SGM_5486 family transporter-associated protein, which yields MSPVLEPNPQDGRKKLGLVLGAFLGITVIISVIATIASP from the coding sequence ATGTCGCCCGTACTCGAACCGAACCCGCAGGACGGCCGCAAGAAGCTCGGCCTCGTCCTCGGTGCCTTCCTCGGCATCACCGTGATCATCTCCGTCATCGCGACGATCGCCTCCCCGTAG
- a CDS encoding IS5 family transposase (programmed frameshift), producing the protein MARGDLTDEQWALIEPHLPIAAVGPIPDLRKHFNAVMWRFRTGSPWRDLPGEFGPWQSAYDRFQIWATQGVFQHLMQAVIAEAATRGQADLGLVSVDSATARAHHHAAGMALDPEQLAALEMVVEVEKGARRLGRPQDGQVEDEARIERRRARRRHRARLKAAELGRSRGGLTSKIHVAADRRCRPLAFVLTPGQAGDSPQFAPVLERVKVRGPIGRPRTRPDAVAADKAYSSRRNRRYLRRRGIRAVIPEKVDQAANRKKRGSVGGRPVSHDTALYKERNTVERCINRLRNWRGIATRYDKTPKSYEAGLHLCGAMLWLRSIAPHS; encoded by the exons ATGGCGCGAGGCGATCTCACCGACGAGCAGTGGGCCCTGATCGAGCCCCATCTGCCGATTGCCGCGGTTGGGCCCATCCCTGACCTGCGGAAGCACTTCAACGCGGTGATGTGGCGGTTCCGGACCGGTAGCCCCTGGCGTGACCTTCCGGGCGAGTTCGGGCCCTGGCAGAGCGCGTACGACCGCTTCCAGATCTGGGCGACGCAGGGCGTCTTCCAGCACCTCATGCAGGCAGTGATCGCCGAGGCCGCCACCCGCGGCCAGGCCGACTTGGGCCTGGTCAGCGTGGACTCGGCGACCGCCCGGGCCCACCATCACGCCGCCGGAATGGCCTTGGACCCCGAGCAGTTGGCGGCCTTGGAGATGGTCGTCGAGGTCGAAAAGGGGGCGAGGCGACTGGGC AGGCCGCAGGACGGACAGGTCGAGGATGAGGCGCGCATCGAGCGGCGACGGGCCCGTCGGCGACACAGGGCCCGCTTGAAAGCCGCCGAGCTGGGGCGTTCCCGAGGCGGGCTGACCAGCAAGATCCATGTGGCAGCCGACCGGCGCTGCCGCCCGCTTGCGTTCGTCCTCACGCCCGGGCAGGCCGGCGACAGCCCGCAGTTCGCCCCGGTCCTGGAGCGGGTCAAGGTACGCGGCCCGATCGGGCGTCCGCGGACCCGGCCGGACGCGGTGGCCGCGGACAAGGCGTACTCGTCCCGGCGCAACCGCCGCTACCTGCGACGACGCGGTATCCGAGCGGTGATCCCGGAGAAGGTCGACCAGGCCGCGAACCGCAAGAAGCGTGGCAGCGTCGGCGGTCGGCCGGTCTCGCACGACACGGCGCTCTACAAGGAGCGCAACACCGTGGAACGGTGCATCAACCGACTGCGGAACTGGCGCGGTATCGCTACCCGGTACGACAAGACCCCGAAGAGCTACGAGGCCGGACTGCACCTGTGCGGTGCGATGCTCTGGCTCCGCAGCATCGCACCACACTCATGA
- the fabI gene encoding enoyl-ACP reductase FabI: MSGILEGKRILVTGVLMESSIAFHVAKLAQEQGAEVILTAFPRPTLTERIAKKLPKPAKVIELDVTNDEHLARLEQVVRDELGGLDGVVHSIGFAPQDALGGNFLNTPFESVATAMHVSAFSLKSLTMACKPLFPAEGAAVVGLTFDAQFAWPQYDWMGPAKAALEATSRYLARDLGKENIRCNLVSAGPIGSMAAKSIPGFGELADTWNHRSMLEWDMSDPEPAGRGVVALLSDWFPKTTGEIVHVDGGLHAMGA, from the coding sequence ATGAGCGGAATCCTCGAAGGCAAGCGCATCCTCGTCACCGGTGTGCTGATGGAGTCCTCCATCGCCTTCCACGTCGCCAAGCTGGCCCAGGAGCAGGGCGCCGAGGTCATCCTGACCGCGTTCCCGCGTCCGACGCTGACCGAGCGCATCGCGAAGAAGCTGCCCAAGCCGGCCAAGGTCATCGAGCTCGACGTCACCAACGACGAGCACCTGGCCCGCCTGGAGCAGGTCGTCCGCGACGAGCTCGGCGGCCTCGACGGCGTCGTCCACTCGATCGGCTTCGCCCCGCAGGACGCCCTCGGCGGCAACTTCCTGAACACGCCGTTCGAGTCGGTCGCCACCGCCATGCACGTCTCGGCCTTCTCGCTGAAGTCGCTGACCATGGCCTGCAAGCCGCTGTTCCCGGCGGAGGGCGCGGCCGTCGTCGGCCTCACCTTCGACGCCCAGTTCGCTTGGCCGCAGTACGACTGGATGGGCCCGGCCAAGGCCGCCCTGGAGGCCACCAGCCGTTACCTCGCCCGCGACCTGGGCAAGGAGAACATCCGCTGCAACCTGGTCTCGGCCGGCCCGATCGGCTCGATGGCCGCGAAGTCCATCCCGGGCTTCGGCGAGCTGGCGGACACCTGGAACCACCGCTCCATGCTGGAGTGGGACATGAGCGACCCGGAGCCGGCGGGCCGCGGCGTCGTCGCGCTGCTGTCGGACTGGTTCCCCAAGACCACCGGCGAGATCGTCCACGTGGACGGCGGCCTGCACGCGATGGGCGCCTGA
- a CDS encoding SixA phosphatase family protein has translation MSAETTRRIALLRHAKADWPEVSDHDRPLAERGRQDAPAAGLKLADTGIAFDLALCSTAARTRETWKLAVQEMPQRPKTHYEERIYDASPGELIALLNEVSDEVSDLLVIGHNPGMHALADALSGRAEGDALARMTRTGFPTAALAVLSFTGSWKSLEHGVGTLLDYWTPKGH, from the coding sequence ATGAGCGCAGAGACAACCCGCAGGATCGCCCTCCTCCGGCACGCCAAGGCCGACTGGCCCGAGGTGTCCGACCACGACCGTCCGCTGGCGGAACGCGGCCGCCAGGACGCGCCGGCCGCCGGTCTGAAGCTCGCCGACACCGGCATCGCCTTCGACCTGGCCCTCTGCTCCACCGCCGCCCGTACCCGCGAGACCTGGAAGCTCGCCGTCCAGGAGATGCCGCAGCGGCCGAAGACCCACTACGAGGAGCGGATCTACGACGCCTCGCCGGGTGAGCTCATCGCCCTGCTGAACGAGGTCTCCGACGAGGTCTCGGACCTCCTCGTCATCGGCCACAACCCCGGCATGCACGCCCTCGCCGACGCCCTGTCCGGACGCGCGGAGGGCGACGCCCTGGCACGGATGACCCGTACGGGATTCCCCACCGCCGCGCTCGCGGTCCTCTCCTTCACCGGCTCGTGGAAGTCCCTGGAGCACGGGGTGGGCACCCTGCTGGACTACTGGACCCCCAAGGGCCACTGA
- a CDS encoding streptophobe family protein translates to MRRIRWGDVFLSAVAAVGWSLIVMAGVAGLGLHLLGADAAGGSLGAMTAAVVVLAIGGTVEPSGDVSVFGVAGAGAETSVDAMPLGVSLAGALVLAGVFLRSLRVGSGGGETAARVVVSTALLVAAAWGLAWVGHDVVTLDGAALPRAPAPVKVEVPGIGDVGGLLPDRVGDLVEARTRVGFSVEAGPTRVGAGVWALVVLASALLVSRRGPAVLARVRPAAFAVVTAGLVAVAAGWAAAVWAALGDDHPRRVLGAALLGAPNGSWLGVLLGLFVPVRGGASGEAAGLLPDPLDDLLSASTREPVTVARLAEYDGRVWLLVAGAFLLLLAAGVLAAVRTPGRGVAGCALRLGAVTGVALAVLVRLTRLSADASLAVPGVDTVGAGMELRGDVPYALLLGSVWGALAGGAGALLAGRGRGAAVAAVPGGRAGRDSGGGQPPPPEWAVPYLDPDVSWDVTVTGIRPHPPRHTRPPGRPPFTPPPPPGAPPPPRPPRPPQPPHPAEPPEAPEPPVPPR, encoded by the coding sequence GTGCGCCGCATCCGCTGGGGAGACGTGTTCCTGTCCGCCGTGGCGGCCGTGGGCTGGTCCCTGATCGTGATGGCGGGGGTGGCCGGCCTGGGGCTCCACCTGCTGGGCGCGGACGCCGCCGGTGGCTCGCTCGGGGCGATGACGGCCGCGGTGGTGGTCCTCGCGATCGGTGGAACCGTGGAACCTTCGGGTGACGTCTCGGTCTTCGGAGTTGCCGGGGCAGGGGCCGAAACCTCCGTGGACGCCATGCCCTTGGGGGTGTCGCTGGCCGGGGCCCTGGTGCTGGCGGGGGTGTTCCTGCGGTCGCTGCGGGTCGGGTCGGGCGGGGGCGAGACGGCTGCCAGGGTCGTGGTGTCCACGGCGCTGCTCGTCGCGGCGGCGTGGGGGCTGGCGTGGGTCGGGCACGACGTGGTCACCCTCGACGGCGCGGCGCTGCCGAGGGCTCCGGCTCCGGTGAAGGTCGAGGTGCCGGGGATCGGGGACGTCGGCGGGCTGCTCCCGGACCGTGTCGGGGACCTGGTCGAGGCGCGGACCCGGGTGGGCTTCTCCGTGGAGGCGGGGCCGACGCGGGTCGGCGCGGGCGTGTGGGCGCTCGTGGTGCTGGCGTCGGCGCTACTGGTCTCGCGGCGCGGGCCGGCCGTGCTCGCCCGGGTGCGGCCCGCGGCCTTCGCGGTGGTGACGGCGGGACTGGTCGCGGTGGCGGCGGGCTGGGCGGCGGCGGTGTGGGCGGCGCTGGGCGACGACCATCCCCGGCGGGTGCTGGGCGCCGCGCTGCTGGGGGCTCCGAACGGGAGCTGGCTGGGGGTGCTGCTGGGGCTGTTCGTGCCGGTGCGCGGCGGGGCCTCGGGTGAGGCGGCGGGGCTGCTTCCCGATCCGCTGGACGACCTGCTGTCCGCGTCGACGCGGGAGCCGGTGACGGTGGCCCGGCTCGCGGAGTACGACGGGCGGGTCTGGCTGCTGGTGGCGGGGGCGTTCCTGCTGCTGCTCGCCGCGGGTGTGCTGGCGGCCGTACGGACTCCCGGGCGCGGTGTGGCGGGGTGCGCGCTGCGGCTGGGGGCGGTGACCGGGGTGGCGCTGGCGGTGCTGGTGCGGCTCACGCGGCTGTCGGCGGACGCCTCTCTGGCGGTACCGGGGGTGGACACGGTCGGTGCCGGGATGGAGCTGCGCGGGGACGTCCCGTACGCCCTGCTGCTGGGCTCGGTGTGGGGTGCGCTGGCCGGCGGGGCGGGTGCGCTGCTGGCGGGCCGGGGCCGGGGGGCGGCAGTCGCGGCGGTTCCGGGAGGCCGGGCCGGCCGCGACAGCGGGGGCGGGCAACCTCCGCCGCCCGAGTGGGCGGTGCCGTACCTGGATCCGGACGTCTCCTGGGATGTGACGGTCACCGGCATCCGGCCGCACCCTCCGCGGCACACCCGGCCCCCGGGGCGGCCGCCTTTCACCCCGCCGCCCCCGCCGGGCGCTCCACCGCCGCCGAGACCGCCGAGACCGCCCCAGCCCCCGCACCCAGCCGAGCCCCCCGAGGCGCCGGAGCCGCCGGTTCCGCCGCGGTGA
- the serB gene encoding phosphoserine phosphatase SerB, which produces MSASQTSDVPTLLVKIFGKDRPGITAGLFDTLAAYSVDVVDIEQVVTRGRIVLCALVTKPVGGTEGDLRATVHSWAESLKLQAEILSGTGDNRPRGSGRSHVTVLGHPLTAESTAAIAAEITGAGGNIDRIFRLAKYPVTAVEFAVSGVETEPLRTALATAAANIGVDIAVVSAGLHRRAQRLVVMDVDSTLIQDEVIELFAAHAGCEAEVAEVTERAMRGELDFEQSLHARVALLAGLDASVVDKVRTEVQLTPGARTLIRTLKRLGYQVGVVSGGFTQVTDDLRERLGLDFASANTLEIVDGKLTGKVTGEIVDRAGKARLLRRFAAEAGVPLAQTVAIGDGANDLDMLNAAGLGVAFNAKPVVREAAHTAVNVPFLDAVLYLLGITREEVEAADLA; this is translated from the coding sequence ATGAGCGCATCGCAGACCTCCGACGTCCCCACCCTCCTCGTCAAGATCTTCGGCAAGGACCGTCCCGGGATCACCGCCGGGCTGTTCGACACCCTCGCCGCCTACTCCGTCGACGTCGTCGACATCGAGCAGGTCGTCACCCGTGGCCGCATCGTCCTGTGCGCCCTCGTCACCAAGCCCGTCGGCGGCACCGAGGGCGACCTGCGGGCCACCGTCCACAGCTGGGCCGAATCGCTCAAGCTGCAGGCCGAGATCCTCTCCGGTACCGGCGACAACCGGCCGCGCGGCAGCGGCCGGTCCCACGTCACCGTGCTCGGCCACCCGCTGACCGCCGAGTCCACGGCCGCCATCGCCGCGGAGATCACCGGGGCCGGCGGCAACATCGACCGTATCTTCCGGCTCGCCAAGTACCCGGTGACCGCGGTGGAGTTCGCCGTCTCCGGCGTGGAGACCGAGCCGCTGCGCACCGCGCTGGCGACGGCCGCCGCGAACATCGGCGTGGACATCGCCGTGGTGTCGGCCGGGCTGCACCGCCGGGCGCAGCGCCTGGTCGTCATGGACGTGGACTCGACCCTCATCCAGGACGAGGTCATCGAGCTCTTCGCGGCCCACGCCGGGTGCGAGGCCGAGGTCGCCGAGGTCACCGAGCGGGCCATGCGCGGTGAGCTCGACTTCGAGCAGTCGCTGCACGCCCGGGTGGCGCTGCTGGCGGGCCTGGACGCGTCCGTCGTGGACAAGGTCCGCACCGAGGTGCAGCTGACCCCGGGCGCGCGGACCCTGATCCGTACGCTGAAGCGGCTCGGCTACCAGGTGGGTGTGGTCTCGGGCGGCTTCACGCAGGTGACGGACGACCTGCGGGAGCGGCTGGGCCTGGACTTCGCCTCCGCCAACACCCTGGAGATCGTCGACGGCAAGCTGACGGGCAAGGTCACGGGCGAGATCGTGGACCGGGCGGGCAAGGCCCGGCTGCTGCGCCGCTTCGCCGCCGAGGCCGGGGTGCCGCTGGCCCAGACGGTGGCCATCGGCGACGGCGCCAACGACCTGGACATGCTGAACGCGGCCGGGCTGGGTGTGGCCTTCAATGCCAAGCCGGTGGTCCGCGAGGCGGCGCACACGGCGGTGAACGTGCCCTTCCTGGACGCGGTGCTGTACCTGCTGGGCATCACCCGCGAGGAGGTCGAGGCCGCCGACCTGGCCTAG
- a CDS encoding transglycosylase SLT domain-containing protein, protein MSASRTPGHSRLTKAHKLSIAGVATLSAAAVAFSLVPADAAEAETTISAAPVAWTQAVNGTQTKALYGHLSTQHVIAAANAKAAAVAAKAKADADAKAKAEAAAKKAREQKAAASRSAARKPVFANNLDGWIKEALFIMKKEGIPGTYAGIHRNIMRESSGNPMAINNWDINAQNGIPSKGLLQVILPTFKAYHVKGTKFDQYDPVANIVAACNYAADRYGSMDNVNSAY, encoded by the coding sequence ATGTCTGCTTCCCGCACTCCCGGTCACAGTCGTCTGACGAAGGCACACAAGCTGTCCATCGCCGGCGTAGCCACCCTGAGCGCCGCCGCCGTCGCCTTCTCCCTCGTCCCCGCCGACGCCGCCGAGGCCGAGACCACCATCTCCGCCGCCCCCGTCGCCTGGACCCAGGCCGTGAACGGCACGCAGACGAAGGCGCTGTACGGCCACCTCTCCACCCAGCACGTCATCGCCGCTGCCAACGCCAAGGCCGCCGCCGTCGCCGCCAAGGCGAAGGCCGACGCCGACGCCAAGGCCAAGGCCGAGGCCGCCGCGAAGAAGGCCCGCGAGCAGAAGGCCGCGGCCAGCCGCTCCGCCGCCCGCAAGCCGGTGTTCGCGAACAACCTTGACGGCTGGATCAAGGAAGCCCTCTTCATCATGAAGAAGGAGGGCATTCCGGGCACCTACGCCGGTATTCACCGCAACATCATGCGTGAGTCCAGCGGCAACCCGATGGCGATCAACAACTGGGACATCAACGCCCAGAACGGCATCCCCAGCAAGGGTCTGCTCCAGGTCATCCTCCCGACCTTCAAGGCATACCACGTCAAGGGCACCAAGTTCGACCAGTACGACCCGGTCGCCAACATCGTCGCCGCCTGCAACTACGCGGCCGACCGGTACGGCTCGATGGACAACGTCAACAGCGCCTACTAG
- a CDS encoding FadR/GntR family transcriptional regulator, whose amino-acid sequence MPLTSPRRSALVDQVIAQLRNQITSGEWPVGSRIPTEPELVELMGVARNTVREAVRALAHNGLLDIRQGSGTYVVATSELAGVMHRRFAGAEPRHIAEVRSTLESSAARLAAERRTERDLLQLDALLARREEAWAGGDAEVFVAADVSLHMAVVTASHNDVLIELYADLGELVADWLRADVGTVLEPAAHLDHGQLIEAIRRGDGDAAASEAAGYPFVCLGKDGTGGSSGDSGKGVQRAPVTPVGG is encoded by the coding sequence ATGCCGCTGACCTCGCCCCGGCGCTCCGCGCTCGTCGATCAGGTGATCGCCCAGTTGCGCAACCAGATCACCTCCGGCGAGTGGCCGGTCGGCTCGCGCATCCCTACCGAGCCGGAGCTGGTGGAGCTGATGGGCGTCGCGCGCAACACCGTGCGGGAGGCGGTGCGGGCACTGGCCCACAACGGCCTTCTCGACATCCGGCAGGGCTCGGGCACGTACGTCGTCGCCACCAGCGAGCTGGCCGGCGTCATGCACCGGCGCTTCGCCGGGGCCGAGCCGAGGCACATCGCCGAGGTGCGCTCGACGCTGGAGTCCTCGGCGGCCCGACTGGCTGCCGAGCGGCGTACGGAGCGGGACCTGCTCCAGCTGGACGCGCTGCTGGCGCGCCGCGAGGAGGCCTGGGCGGGCGGGGACGCGGAGGTCTTCGTCGCGGCGGACGTGAGCCTGCACATGGCGGTGGTGACGGCCTCGCACAACGACGTGCTGATCGAGCTGTACGCGGACCTCGGGGAGCTGGTGGCCGACTGGCTGAGGGCCGACGTGGGCACCGTGCTGGAGCCGGCCGCCCACCTCGACCACGGTCAACTGATCGAGGCGATCCGGCGCGGGGACGGGGACGCGGCGGCCTCGGAAGCCGCGGGCTACCCCTTCGTCTGCCTCGGCAAGGACGGCACGGGCGGCAGCAGCGGTGACAGCGGCAAGGGCGTTCAGCGAGCCCCGGTCACGCCCGTCGGTGGCTGA